A region from the Methylocystis iwaonis genome encodes:
- the cysG gene encoding siroheme synthase CysG, which produces MTRKPDEISSDLMQPLEALPVFYPLAGKRVVVIGGGEGAAWKVDLAAASGARVDVYAADPSDKLREIVAVRQNVTLHERAAGPADFDGAALALGSTFDDAEADAARKSADAAHVPLNLADRPAMSDFIMGAIVNRSPLVIGVSTGGASPVFAQAMRGRIEALVPSSFSAWAKAAQEWRPQILSSGLDFLARRDFWRRFTRLAFRDVERQPTTRDCDALLAQAREAGDAAAHGRVTLVGAGPGDPELITLKGMRALAGADVVLFDDLVPAGILDFARREATRINVGKRGYKPSVRQEEITALLVELARAGKNVVRLKGGDPLIFGRANEEIAALRAAGFEIEIVPGVTAAFAGAAALGASLTSRETVRRVQFITAHTKDGEFPEDFDWGALADRRATTAVYMGNRTLPELSRRLLEEGMAHDTPAFLIERASTPDERIIKGTISDLPEKVAREAIVGPVMVLIGWALVEN; this is translated from the coding sequence GTGACGCGCAAACCCGACGAAATCTCCTCCGACCTCATGCAGCCCCTCGAAGCCCTGCCCGTGTTTTATCCGCTCGCCGGCAAGCGCGTCGTCGTCATCGGGGGCGGGGAGGGCGCGGCCTGGAAGGTCGATCTCGCCGCCGCGTCCGGCGCGCGGGTCGATGTCTACGCCGCCGACCCCTCCGATAAGCTGCGGGAGATCGTCGCCGTCCGGCAAAACGTCACGCTTCACGAGCGCGCGGCCGGGCCGGCGGATTTCGACGGCGCGGCGCTCGCGCTCGGCTCGACCTTCGACGATGCGGAGGCCGACGCCGCGCGCAAATCCGCCGACGCCGCTCATGTGCCGCTCAATCTGGCCGACCGGCCGGCGATGAGCGACTTCATCATGGGCGCCATCGTCAATCGCTCGCCGCTCGTTATCGGCGTCTCGACCGGCGGCGCTTCGCCGGTTTTCGCCCAGGCCATGCGCGGCCGCATCGAGGCCCTCGTGCCGTCGAGCTTTTCCGCCTGGGCCAAGGCGGCGCAGGAATGGCGGCCGCAAATCCTTTCTTCCGGCCTCGACTTTCTGGCGCGGCGCGATTTCTGGCGCCGGTTCACGCGGCTGGCTTTCCGCGACGTCGAGCGCCAGCCCACGACGCGCGATTGCGACGCGCTGCTGGCGCAGGCGCGCGAAGCCGGCGACGCGGCGGCGCATGGGCGGGTGACGCTCGTCGGCGCGGGGCCGGGCGATCCGGAGCTCATCACCCTCAAGGGCATGCGCGCGCTGGCCGGCGCCGATGTCGTCCTCTTCGACGATCTTGTGCCAGCAGGCATTCTCGATTTCGCCCGCCGCGAGGCGACGCGCATCAATGTCGGGAAACGCGGCTACAAGCCTTCCGTGCGACAAGAGGAGATCACCGCGCTCCTCGTCGAGCTCGCGCGCGCCGGCAAGAATGTCGTGCGCCTCAAGGGCGGCGATCCGCTGATCTTCGGCCGCGCCAATGAGGAGATCGCGGCGCTGCGCGCGGCGGGCTTCGAGATCGAAATCGTGCCCGGCGTGACGGCCGCCTTTGCCGGAGCCGCCGCGCTCGGCGCGTCGCTGACGAGCCGCGAGACCGTGCGGCGCGTGCAATTCATCACCGCCCATACGAAGGACGGCGAATTCCCCGAGGACTTCGACTGGGGCGCGCTCGCCGATCGCCGCGCGACGACGGCGGTCTATATGGGTAACCGCACTTTGCCCGAATTGTCGCGCCGCTTGCTCGAGGAGGGCATGGCGCATGACACCCCCGCCTTCCTCATCGAACGCGCCTCGACCCCTGACGAGCGCATCATCAAAGGGACGATCAGCGATCTTCCCGAGAAGGTTGCGCGTGAAGCGATCGTCGGCCCGGTGATGGTCCTGATCGGCTGGGCGCTAGTGGAGAATTGA
- a CDS encoding TonB-dependent receptor: MTPTAPQKPYIHPRVSLCAIAAVLAAPIPALAQHALPKIDVGHAQKTVVRTPAQRAPVHVSPVVTAATPAPTPFIPQGQTLGGGPSGVVGYVAHGTSTATKTNTPILDIPQSITILTKQQLEDRNSLTLGQALAYVPGVTVAQGEGQRDQITIRGQPTTADFYTDGVRDDAEYYRDLYNMQAVEVLKGPSALVFGRGGGGGVVNRVTKKADGETLRAVQISTGSFGRKRVTFDVGQAINDQLAVRVNGLFEQSYSYRDYFNMKRWGINPTFTWKPFEKTFVTLSYEHYFDYRTMDRGIPSVNWNANPTILAAQRLGAADLYPGYPSPTDRSTFFGNPTVNYAKTDVDRAVLMIDHTTDFGVNIKNQTVFANYAKFYQNTFANNAVAFSGCAGALPPCVQLSGYNNQTPRQNIFNQTDLTYTLQMTPQIKHTLLAGMEFGNQKSDTNRNNARWLNPFTGSANINTFFGSPTTFLPVVFNNPSFRRHTDLDLAAGYVQDQISVTKYVDILAGVRFDSYRLRFVNTLPTPTPTIDNYWGQTITNNVGKWSPRFGLVFKPFEQLSLYGAYSRTFLPAAGDQFNTLSISQQNLQPQGFENVEAGFKAEITPTLLFTGAIYNLNRSNQPVAINAFYNVLTNTRTVGGELGLVGQVTKEWQVSLGYGNQHAYITSSDRVPLAGTGPLFTEKGKVVPSVPQNTFTFWNKYDVSSLIGLAPDVLGVGTGVIYNAKFYAALDNAVVIPGYARWDGAVYWKLSEQISAQVNVENILGASYYASAHNNNNIMPGAPRSAFLTVNAKF, encoded by the coding sequence GTGACGCCCACTGCGCCTCAAAAACCCTACATTCATCCTCGCGTCAGCCTCTGCGCCATCGCCGCCGTTCTTGCCGCTCCCATTCCCGCTCTCGCACAGCATGCGCTGCCAAAAATCGATGTCGGGCATGCGCAGAAGACCGTCGTCCGCACGCCGGCGCAGCGCGCGCCGGTTCATGTCTCCCCGGTCGTGACGGCTGCGACGCCTGCGCCCACGCCTTTCATTCCGCAAGGCCAAACGCTCGGCGGCGGCCCGAGCGGCGTTGTCGGCTACGTCGCGCACGGCACCTCGACCGCCACCAAGACCAATACGCCGATCCTCGACATTCCGCAGTCGATCACCATCCTCACCAAGCAGCAGCTCGAGGACCGCAACAGCCTGACTCTCGGCCAGGCGCTCGCCTATGTGCCGGGCGTGACGGTGGCGCAGGGCGAGGGGCAGCGCGATCAGATCACCATTCGCGGCCAGCCCACAACCGCGGACTTCTATACGGACGGGGTGCGCGACGACGCTGAATATTACCGCGATCTCTACAACATGCAGGCGGTCGAGGTGCTGAAAGGCCCGAGCGCGCTCGTCTTCGGCCGCGGCGGCGGCGGCGGCGTCGTCAACCGCGTGACGAAAAAGGCGGATGGCGAAACGCTGCGCGCCGTGCAGATCTCGACGGGCAGTTTCGGCCGCAAGCGCGTGACCTTCGATGTCGGGCAGGCGATCAACGATCAGCTCGCCGTGCGCGTCAACGGGCTCTTCGAGCAGTCTTACAGCTACCGCGACTATTTCAATATGAAGCGGTGGGGAATCAATCCGACTTTCACCTGGAAGCCTTTCGAGAAGACCTTCGTCACGCTCAGCTATGAGCATTACTTCGACTACCGCACGATGGACCGCGGCATACCGTCGGTGAACTGGAACGCCAATCCGACGATCCTGGCGGCGCAGCGTCTCGGGGCCGCCGATCTCTACCCCGGCTATCCGTCGCCGACCGACCGCTCGACCTTCTTCGGCAATCCGACAGTCAACTACGCCAAGACCGACGTCGATCGCGCGGTTCTGATGATCGATCATACGACCGACTTCGGCGTCAACATCAAGAACCAGACCGTCTTCGCCAATTACGCCAAGTTCTATCAGAACACTTTCGCCAACAACGCCGTCGCCTTCTCCGGCTGCGCGGGCGCGCTGCCGCCCTGCGTGCAGCTCTCCGGTTACAACAACCAGACGCCGCGCCAGAATATCTTCAACCAGACGGACCTGACCTATACGCTGCAAATGACGCCGCAGATCAAGCACACGCTGCTTGCCGGCATGGAGTTTGGCAATCAGAAGTCCGACACCAACCGTAACAACGCCCGCTGGCTGAACCCCTTCACCGGCTCGGCGAACATCAACACTTTCTTCGGCTCTCCCACGACCTTCCTGCCGGTCGTCTTCAATAATCCGAGCTTCCGCCGCCACACCGATCTCGATCTTGCTGCGGGCTATGTGCAGGATCAGATCAGCGTCACGAAATACGTCGACATCCTCGCCGGCGTGCGCTTCGACAGCTACAGGCTCAGATTCGTCAACACGCTTCCGACTCCGACCCCGACCATCGACAATTATTGGGGCCAGACGATCACCAACAACGTGGGCAAATGGTCGCCGCGTTTCGGCCTCGTGTTCAAGCCCTTCGAGCAACTCTCGCTCTACGGCGCCTATTCGCGCACATTCCTGCCGGCGGCGGGCGATCAGTTCAACACGCTGTCGATCTCGCAGCAGAATTTGCAGCCGCAGGGATTCGAAAATGTGGAGGCGGGTTTCAAGGCTGAAATCACGCCGACCTTGCTCTTCACCGGCGCCATCTACAACCTCAATCGCAGCAACCAGCCGGTCGCGATCAACGCATTTTATAATGTGCTCACCAATACCCGCACGGTCGGCGGCGAGCTCGGCCTCGTTGGGCAGGTGACCAAGGAATGGCAGGTGTCGCTCGGCTACGGCAATCAGCACGCCTATATCACGAGCTCCGACCGCGTGCCGCTCGCAGGCACTGGGCCGCTCTTTACCGAAAAGGGCAAGGTCGTGCCGTCCGTGCCGCAGAACACTTTCACCTTCTGGAACAAATATGACGTCTCGTCGCTCATCGGCCTGGCGCCGGACGTGCTGGGCGTCGGCACGGGCGTGATCTACAACGCCAAATTCTACGCGGCGCTGGACAATGCGGTCGTCATCCCCGGTTACGCCCGCTGGGACGGGGCCGTCTATTGGAAGCTCAGCGAGCAGATTTCCGCGCAGGTGAATGTCGAGAACATTCTCGGCGCGAGCTACTACGCCTCGGCGCATAACAACAACAACATCATGCCCGGCGCGCCGCGTTCGGCCTTCCTGACGGTCAACGCTAAGTTCTGA
- a CDS encoding cytochrome c-554, translated as MKTISLLTFAASVAFAASAGQAFAAGDAAAGEKVFAKCKACHQVGPGAKNAVAPELNGLSGRKAGSVEGYNYSEPMKGSGITWDEASFKEFIKNPKAKVPGTKMIFQGLASEGDQDNVWAYVSQFKADGSK; from the coding sequence ATGAAGACGATTTCCCTGCTGACGTTCGCTGCGAGCGTCGCTTTTGCCGCTTCCGCCGGCCAGGCCTTCGCCGCTGGCGACGCCGCCGCGGGCGAAAAGGTCTTCGCCAAGTGCAAGGCCTGCCATCAGGTCGGCCCGGGCGCCAAGAACGCCGTGGCGCCGGAGCTCAATGGCCTCAGCGGCCGCAAGGCCGGCTCGGTCGAGGGCTACAACTATTCCGAGCCGATGAAGGGCTCGGGCATCACCTGGGACGAGGCCTCCTTCAAGGAGTTCATCAAGAACCCGAAGGCCAAGGTGCCCGGCACCAAGATGATCTTCCAGGGCCTCGCCTCGGAAGGCGATCAGGACAATGTCTGGGCCTATGTCTCCCAGTTCAAGGCGGACGGCAGCAAGTAA